A genomic segment from Maniola jurtina chromosome 9, ilManJurt1.1, whole genome shotgun sequence encodes:
- the LOC123868127 gene encoding integral membrane protein GPR155 isoform X1, which translates to MDPGKHILTDTVSDQLYPALFQCFTIILCGYIAGRLNIVSKVESKGIATFVGTFALPSLIFLSLARLDFSSVNWTFLLAILLAKGLVFFAVMIVTLSVTRPMNLGRAGIFAIFCTQSNDFALGYPIINAIYEKTHPEYALYLYLMAPISLAILNPLAFVLMEIHKQRQYPQARTPEAQHRLHHLKMFLQLSKGIIFNPVLVMTVLGIIGNVAFKHRLSVYIEGLLDVFGQSFSAAALFLLGLRMVGQITRLKGPALLLPCVLIMVKLIILPVILRECVSTLDAGVNATETQALSTYAFLYGTIPTAPAVFVFSNLYQLEIDLVASSMVICTFLSAPIIFLSAQMMSINKDYADYITKFGFDLSIVSLLAALWVLIVFSVTKKYKRMPHRLTLSLNITQIFLALSVICTGPNKVNGSSWLSVMLQALQLFTTYSCFMWTSMLTVGILLLESRGPCFAATLWPVLGFVAWGTSGVMVTVLLLTKEAGPINADASDAIRLSVLFFCITLTTGCLILYVRFRRRSSVLPRSAQDMLIDPSPPDETSSLVENAEPNSHTQSVSNFGMDDPGCYGTITTTPSPNVNGNCCGDDPNCNNGLLNSNTRDIEDMANNGRACACPPSQKLRCGDGETCPYLNELEEAANELGLLPPEQSRGRGGQLLKHTVLIIAYMLMMFLDMTYTGWKIMRKDQAGVFIEIEYLDTAAVTGQALIMFILFGLDPEEMLIPAIRYLRKKWYGADTVVLPAVEDLSFETKHVCDQFITHHLDRCREAIAKDTRWRMRTYRNVFRGSCLVRWLIQCGLAADEQEAVHYARHLLDGRLIAHIHNKHHFTNSPLLYTFT; encoded by the exons AAGGACTTGTATTCTTTGCAGTTATGATTGTCACACTTTCAGTAACAAGACCCATGAACTTGGGGCGGGCAGggatatttgcaatattttgtaCACAAAGTAATGATTTTGCTTTGGGATATccaataa TCAATGCAATATATGAAAAGACCCACCCTGAGTATGCTCTGTACTTGTACTTAATGGCCCCTATATCTCTTGCTATACTCAATCCTCTGGCATTTGTTCTAATGGAGATTCATAAACAACGGCAATATCCGCAAGCACGTACACCTGAAGCTCAGCATCGGCTTCACCACTTAAAGATGTTCCTACAGTTGTCTAAAGGCATTATCTTCAATCCAGTGCTTGTCATGACAGTGCTGGGCATCATTGGTAATGTTGCTTTTAAACACCGACTGTCTGTTTACATTGAGGGTTTGTTAGAT GTCTTTGGCCAATCCTTCTCAGCAGCAGCATTGTTTCTATTGGGATTGCGTATGGTTGGTCAAATAACAAGGTTGAAGGGACCTGCACTTTTACTGCCATGTGTCTTGATCATGGTTAAact GATCATTTTACCAGTCATACTGCGAGAATGTGTCAGCACATTGGATGCTGGAGTTAATGCAACTGAAACTCAAGCTCTGTCCACATACGCTTTCCTGTATGGGACAATACCGACTGCGCCCGCTGTGTTTGTCTTCTCTAATCTATACCAATTAGAGATTGACTTG gtgGCGTCATCCATGGTGATATGCACTTTCCTCTCAGCGCCGATAATTTTCCTCTCAGCTCAAATGATGTCAATAAACAAGGACTACGCGGACTATATAACGAAGTTCGGTTTCGACCTCTCCATAGTATCTCTACTCGCAGCACTATGGGTGTTGATTGTTTTCTCTGTCACCAAGAAGTATAAGAGAATGCCGCATAGATTGACACTCAGCCTCAATATAACTCAG ATATTCCTTGCTTTAAGTGTGATTTGCACTGGGCCCAACAAAGTGAATGGTTCATCATGGCTCAGTGTAATGTTGCAAGCGCTGCAGCTATTCACCACATACTCCTGTTTCATGTGGACTTCTATGCTCACTGTTGGCATTCTACTTTTAGAG AGTCGGGGTCCCTGTTTCGCGGCGACGCTTTGGCCCGTGCTTGGTTTTGTCGCGTGGGGCACATCTGGGGTTATGGTGACAGTGTTGCTGCTCACTAAAGAGGCGGGACCGATCAACGCCGATGCTTCTGACGCTATTCGCCTCAGTGTGCTCTTCTTTTGTATAACAT TAACCACGGGATGTCTGATCCTGTACGTGAGGTTCCGTCGCCGCAGCTCCGTGTTGCCGCGGTCTGCGCAAGACATGCTCATTGATCCTTCCCCGCCAGACGAGACGTCTAGCCTCGTGGAGAACGCCGAGCCCAACTCGCATACACAGTCTGTGTCTAACTTTG gAATGGATGATCCag GTTGCTACGGGACTATAACAACGACTCCTTCCCCAAATGTGAATGGGAACTGTTGCGGCGATGACCCCAACTGCAACAATGGACTTTTGAATAGTAACACCCGTGATATTGAAGACATGGCCAATAATGGAAG GGCCTGCGCGTGTCCGCCATCTCAAAAGCTTCGCTGCGGCGACGGCGAGACCTGCCCGTATCTGAACGAGCTGGAGGAGGCGGCCAACGAGCTGGGCCTGCTGCCGCCGGAGCAGAGTCGCGGCCGCGGCGGACAACTGCTCAAACACACCGTGCTCATCATCGCTTACATGCTCATGATGTTCCTA GATATGACCTACACTGGATGGAAAATAATGCGCAAAGACCAAGCTGGAGTATTCATCGAAATAGAATACCTCGACACGGCCGCAGTGACCGGACAAGCTCTGATAATGTTCATACTGTTTGGACTGGACCCGGAGGAAATGTTGATACCTGCCATCCGATACTTGAGGAAGAAATG gtACGGCGCTGACACCGTGGTGTTGCCAGCGGTGGAAGACCTCAGTTTCGAAACCAAGCACGTGTGTGATCAATTCATCACACATCATCTTGACCGCTGCAGGGAAGCTATCGCGAAGGATACCAG gtGGCGCATGCGCACGTACCGCAACGTATTCCGCGGGTCGTGCCTAGTGCGCTGGCTTATACAGTGCGGACTGGCGGCCGATGAGCAGGAGGCCGTACACTACGCGCGACACCTGCTCGACGGACGCCTCATCGCGCACATCCACAACAAGCACCACTTCACCAACTCGCCGCTGCTCTACACCTTCACATAA
- the LOC123868127 gene encoding integral membrane protein GPR155 isoform X2 yields MDPGKHILTDTVSDQLYPALFQCFTIILCGYIAGRLNIVSKVESKGIATFVGTFALPSLIFLSLARLDFSSVNWTFLLAILLAKGLVFFAVMIVTLSVTRPMNLGRAGIFAIFCTQSNDFALGYPIINAIYEKTHPEYALYLYLMAPISLAILNPLAFVLMEIHKQRQYPQARTPEAQHRLHHLKMFLQLSKGIIFNPVLVMTVLGIIGNVAFKHRLSVYIEGLLDVFGQSFSAAALFLLGLRMVGQITRLKGPALLLPCVLIMVKLIILPVILRECVSTLDAGVNATETQALSTYAFLYGTIPTAPAVFVFSNLYQLEIDLVASSMVICTFLSAPIIFLSAQMMSINKDYADYITKFGFDLSIVSLLAALWVLIVFSVTKKYKRMPHRLTLSLNITQIFLALSVICTGPNKVNGSSWLSVMLQALQLFTTYSCFMWTSMLTVGILLLESRGPCFAATLWPVLGFVAWGTSGVMVTVLLLTKEAGPINADASDAIRLSVLFFCITLTTGCLILYVRFRRRSSVLPRSAQDMLIDPSPPDETSSLVENAEPNSHTQSVSNFGCYGTITTTPSPNVNGNCCGDDPNCNNGLLNSNTRDIEDMANNGRACACPPSQKLRCGDGETCPYLNELEEAANELGLLPPEQSRGRGGQLLKHTVLIIAYMLMMFLDMTYTGWKIMRKDQAGVFIEIEYLDTAAVTGQALIMFILFGLDPEEMLIPAIRYLRKKWYGADTVVLPAVEDLSFETKHVCDQFITHHLDRCREAIAKDTRWRMRTYRNVFRGSCLVRWLIQCGLAADEQEAVHYARHLLDGRLIAHIHNKHHFTNSPLLYTFT; encoded by the exons AAGGACTTGTATTCTTTGCAGTTATGATTGTCACACTTTCAGTAACAAGACCCATGAACTTGGGGCGGGCAGggatatttgcaatattttgtaCACAAAGTAATGATTTTGCTTTGGGATATccaataa TCAATGCAATATATGAAAAGACCCACCCTGAGTATGCTCTGTACTTGTACTTAATGGCCCCTATATCTCTTGCTATACTCAATCCTCTGGCATTTGTTCTAATGGAGATTCATAAACAACGGCAATATCCGCAAGCACGTACACCTGAAGCTCAGCATCGGCTTCACCACTTAAAGATGTTCCTACAGTTGTCTAAAGGCATTATCTTCAATCCAGTGCTTGTCATGACAGTGCTGGGCATCATTGGTAATGTTGCTTTTAAACACCGACTGTCTGTTTACATTGAGGGTTTGTTAGAT GTCTTTGGCCAATCCTTCTCAGCAGCAGCATTGTTTCTATTGGGATTGCGTATGGTTGGTCAAATAACAAGGTTGAAGGGACCTGCACTTTTACTGCCATGTGTCTTGATCATGGTTAAact GATCATTTTACCAGTCATACTGCGAGAATGTGTCAGCACATTGGATGCTGGAGTTAATGCAACTGAAACTCAAGCTCTGTCCACATACGCTTTCCTGTATGGGACAATACCGACTGCGCCCGCTGTGTTTGTCTTCTCTAATCTATACCAATTAGAGATTGACTTG gtgGCGTCATCCATGGTGATATGCACTTTCCTCTCAGCGCCGATAATTTTCCTCTCAGCTCAAATGATGTCAATAAACAAGGACTACGCGGACTATATAACGAAGTTCGGTTTCGACCTCTCCATAGTATCTCTACTCGCAGCACTATGGGTGTTGATTGTTTTCTCTGTCACCAAGAAGTATAAGAGAATGCCGCATAGATTGACACTCAGCCTCAATATAACTCAG ATATTCCTTGCTTTAAGTGTGATTTGCACTGGGCCCAACAAAGTGAATGGTTCATCATGGCTCAGTGTAATGTTGCAAGCGCTGCAGCTATTCACCACATACTCCTGTTTCATGTGGACTTCTATGCTCACTGTTGGCATTCTACTTTTAGAG AGTCGGGGTCCCTGTTTCGCGGCGACGCTTTGGCCCGTGCTTGGTTTTGTCGCGTGGGGCACATCTGGGGTTATGGTGACAGTGTTGCTGCTCACTAAAGAGGCGGGACCGATCAACGCCGATGCTTCTGACGCTATTCGCCTCAGTGTGCTCTTCTTTTGTATAACAT TAACCACGGGATGTCTGATCCTGTACGTGAGGTTCCGTCGCCGCAGCTCCGTGTTGCCGCGGTCTGCGCAAGACATGCTCATTGATCCTTCCCCGCCAGACGAGACGTCTAGCCTCGTGGAGAACGCCGAGCCCAACTCGCATACACAGTCTGTGTCTAACTTTG GTTGCTACGGGACTATAACAACGACTCCTTCCCCAAATGTGAATGGGAACTGTTGCGGCGATGACCCCAACTGCAACAATGGACTTTTGAATAGTAACACCCGTGATATTGAAGACATGGCCAATAATGGAAG GGCCTGCGCGTGTCCGCCATCTCAAAAGCTTCGCTGCGGCGACGGCGAGACCTGCCCGTATCTGAACGAGCTGGAGGAGGCGGCCAACGAGCTGGGCCTGCTGCCGCCGGAGCAGAGTCGCGGCCGCGGCGGACAACTGCTCAAACACACCGTGCTCATCATCGCTTACATGCTCATGATGTTCCTA GATATGACCTACACTGGATGGAAAATAATGCGCAAAGACCAAGCTGGAGTATTCATCGAAATAGAATACCTCGACACGGCCGCAGTGACCGGACAAGCTCTGATAATGTTCATACTGTTTGGACTGGACCCGGAGGAAATGTTGATACCTGCCATCCGATACTTGAGGAAGAAATG gtACGGCGCTGACACCGTGGTGTTGCCAGCGGTGGAAGACCTCAGTTTCGAAACCAAGCACGTGTGTGATCAATTCATCACACATCATCTTGACCGCTGCAGGGAAGCTATCGCGAAGGATACCAG gtGGCGCATGCGCACGTACCGCAACGTATTCCGCGGGTCGTGCCTAGTGCGCTGGCTTATACAGTGCGGACTGGCGGCCGATGAGCAGGAGGCCGTACACTACGCGCGACACCTGCTCGACGGACGCCTCATCGCGCACATCCACAACAAGCACCACTTCACCAACTCGCCGCTGCTCTACACCTTCACATAA